A part of Paenibacillus sp. IHBB 10380 genomic DNA contains:
- the ylqF gene encoding ribosome biogenesis GTPase YlqF, translating to MTTIQWFPGHMTRARRQIQDKLKLIDVVIELIDARLPLSSRNPMIDEILLNKPRLIIMNKADLADQEVTRKWLDYFKKQGHVAFPVDASTGTGVKDIPAQLKLLMKAKIDKQISKGMNPRSIRALIVGIPNVGKSTLINKLAGRSIAITGDRPGVTKGQQWIKVGKEMELLDTPGILWPKFEDMNVGYRLAVTGAVKEEIMNLEDVAFFAVKYLSKYYWDPMKERFGLENESPIDPESSDDIIKLLEDIGRKRGCLMSGGRVDLEKASRILLHDLRAGKMGRFSMEEPY from the coding sequence GTGACGACGATTCAGTGGTTCCCAGGTCATATGACCAGAGCACGCCGCCAGATTCAAGATAAATTAAAGTTAATTGATGTTGTGATAGAGCTTATTGATGCACGTCTTCCACTATCGAGTCGTAATCCAATGATTGATGAGATTCTCCTAAATAAACCGAGACTCATTATCATGAATAAAGCGGATTTAGCGGATCAGGAAGTAACGAGAAAATGGCTAGATTATTTCAAAAAGCAAGGACATGTCGCTTTTCCTGTGGATGCTTCCACAGGCACTGGTGTGAAGGACATCCCGGCTCAACTCAAATTGTTGATGAAGGCAAAGATCGATAAACAAATCTCTAAAGGTATGAATCCAAGATCTATTCGTGCGCTCATTGTAGGAATACCGAATGTGGGTAAATCCACGTTGATCAACAAACTCGCAGGTCGGAGTATTGCTATTACGGGTGATCGTCCCGGGGTAACCAAAGGTCAGCAATGGATTAAAGTGGGCAAAGAAATGGAACTGTTGGATACTCCAGGGATTTTGTGGCCGAAATTTGAGGACATGAATGTCGGATATCGTTTAGCTGTTACAGGCGCGGTTAAAGAAGAAATTATGAATTTGGAAGATGTGGCTTTCTTTGCAGTTAAATATCTTTCTAAATATTATTGGGATCCGATGAAAGAGCGTTTCGGTCTTGAGAACGAATCTCCTATCGATCCGGAAAGTTCCGACGATATTATTAAGTTATTAGAAGATATAGGACGCAAACGGGGCTGTTTAATGAGTGGTGGCAGAGTCGATCTAGAGAAGGCTTCGCGTATCTTACTTCATGATTTGCGTGCGGGTAAAATGGGTCGATTCTCTATGGAAGAACCCTATTAA
- the lepB gene encoding signal peptidase I, whose translation MQQDMDIQQTQDDIKDHEDKDKPSKKRNNEIVEWLKAIIIAVILVVLIRWLLFKPFIVDGPSMQPNFHTGERVIVNEILYDIREPKHGEVIVFHVPSEGRDFIKRVIAVAGDTVKVEGDTVLVNGKPVNETYIQGAIDEAHQQDRLYNDKDFPNDEFTDNKVPEGYVFAMGDNRSDSKDSRMIGFVPLSDIVGRADVIFWPVKDIEWINH comes from the coding sequence ATGCAACAGGATATGGATATTCAACAAACACAAGATGATATAAAAGATCATGAGGATAAGGATAAACCATCCAAGAAAAGAAATAATGAAATCGTAGAGTGGCTTAAGGCCATTATCATCGCGGTAATATTAGTTGTTCTCATTCGGTGGTTGCTTTTCAAACCATTTATTGTAGATGGTCCTTCCATGCAGCCTAATTTTCATACGGGTGAACGTGTGATTGTGAATGAAATTCTATATGACATTCGTGAACCTAAACATGGGGAAGTGATTGTTTTTCATGTTCCTTCAGAAGGCAGAGATTTTATTAAACGAGTGATTGCGGTTGCTGGAGACACAGTTAAGGTGGAAGGCGATACGGTACTGGTGAATGGTAAGCCTGTTAATGAAACCTACATACAAGGTGCGATTGATGAAGCCCATCAGCAAGACAGGCTTTATAATGATAAAGATTTCCCGAATGACGAATTTACAGACAATAAGGTACCTGAGGGCTATGTATTTGCTATGGGGGACAACCGTTCAGACAGTAAAGACAGTCGGATGATTGGATTCGTTCCGCTAAGTGATATTGTAGGCCGGGCAGATGTTATTTTTTGGCCTGTAAAAGATATTGAATGGATAAACCATTAA
- the rplS gene encoding 50S ribosomal protein L19 — MNILQAITQEQLRTDLPNFRPGDTLKVHVKVIEGARERVQLFEGVVIQRRGGGIGETFTVRKVSYGVGVERTFPLNSPKLEKIEVARRGKVRRAKLFYLRELRGKAARIKEIRR, encoded by the coding sequence ATGAATATCCTACAAGCGATTACTCAAGAACAACTTCGCACTGATTTGCCTAACTTTCGCCCTGGAGATACTTTGAAAGTACATGTAAAAGTTATCGAGGGAGCTCGTGAGCGTGTCCAATTATTCGAAGGTGTTGTAATTCAACGTCGTGGTGGCGGAATTGGTGAGACCTTTACAGTACGTAAAGTTTCTTACGGTGTTGGTGTGGAAAGAACTTTCCCACTTAACTCGCCTAAACTCGAGAAAATTGAAGTGGCTCGTCGCGGTAAAGTACGCCGTGCTAAACTCTTCTATCTTCGCGAACTACGCGGTAAAGCAGCGAGAATTAAAGAAATTCGCCGTTAA
- a CDS encoding MFS transporter: MTEATLTKKTGLRELKVNKPFMYLLTAKIISRFGDSIDSIAYSWMVYLLTGSKVLMGSLFAINFVPGIVFSLFTGVLVDRWNQRMIVMIADASRGSIVIITGLLYWQGLLQPWHLFLFTFINSTFECFATPAEMSLVPRILPKQLLLSGNSISSTSARIAELAGLAAAGALIGLIGVSGALIIDGLTFLISALLIAFITVPSDSPSHSSTSSTQPSYFQEFKVGLTFIASHKLLIIIMCVATFVNLCLTPFNVLNTVYVKELLNEGPIGLSILGISLIIGMIVSGLWLSIKGPSFKKSKLIVSGFIILGINYALLFIPVALPIYPLYSAAIFSFGMGIAVPLVSTPTATYLLEVTPKEMLGRVGSLFNMVCTCAIPLGSVLAGFVAEFIPVHTIYLLLGGLLIIPAVYLVTQKDFMKV; encoded by the coding sequence ATGACAGAAGCAACTCTAACCAAGAAAACGGGATTAAGAGAATTGAAAGTGAACAAACCTTTTATGTACCTTCTTACTGCCAAAATCATTTCCCGTTTTGGTGACTCCATAGACTCAATTGCTTACAGTTGGATGGTTTACTTACTTACTGGATCCAAGGTGTTAATGGGGAGTTTGTTTGCGATAAATTTTGTTCCGGGGATAGTCTTCAGTCTCTTTACCGGTGTACTCGTAGATCGTTGGAATCAACGTATGATTGTCATGATTGCAGATGCAAGTAGAGGTTCTATCGTTATCATTACAGGATTACTTTATTGGCAAGGACTTTTACAGCCTTGGCATTTATTCTTGTTTACGTTTATCAATTCAACATTCGAATGTTTTGCTACTCCCGCCGAAATGTCACTTGTCCCTCGTATTCTTCCCAAACAACTTCTACTCAGTGGCAATTCCATCTCTTCTACTTCTGCACGTATTGCCGAATTAGCTGGACTCGCTGCCGCTGGTGCCCTCATAGGACTCATCGGTGTGTCAGGTGCTCTTATCATAGATGGATTGACCTTTTTAATCTCGGCATTACTTATTGCTTTTATCACTGTGCCCAGCGATTCTCCTTCTCATTCCAGCACATCGAGCACACAACCAAGCTATTTCCAAGAATTTAAAGTCGGCTTAACATTCATTGCGTCTCATAAACTTTTAATTATTATTATGTGTGTAGCTACCTTTGTTAACTTGTGCCTTACCCCTTTTAATGTGCTTAACACCGTATATGTAAAGGAACTTCTTAACGAAGGTCCTATTGGATTATCTATTCTTGGTATCTCTCTGATTATAGGCATGATTGTTAGTGGTCTATGGCTCAGTATTAAAGGTCCGTCCTTTAAAAAGAGTAAATTGATTGTGAGCGGGTTCATAATTTTAGGCATTAATTACGCCTTACTTTTTATACCTGTAGCTCTCCCCATTTATCCCCTTTACTCCGCTGCGATCTTTAGCTTCGGAATGGGCATTGCTGTTCCCCTCGTGAGTACACCAACAGCCACTTATTTGTTGGAAGTTACACCGAAAGAAATGCTTGGCCGAGTTGGATCGTTATTCAATATGGTCTGCACATGTGCTATACCCTTGGGAAGTGTGCTAGCAGGATTTGTTGCTGAATTCATACCCGTGCATACGATCTATCTCCTATTAGGTGGCCTCCTTATCATTCCAGCTGTTTATTTAGTGACACAGAAGGATTTCATGAAAGTTTGA
- a CDS encoding winged helix-turn-helix domain-containing protein, which produces MDTKILRTLEEIRIYSDPYRMDIMGEFQKIDRPATIKEIADIMGEVPAKVYYHAKKLISIDLLTLDHTKQINGITAKYYQPFQGGVSIVRSEIHHSEQHVFLSEAQKLLEDIYTKSKNKFISLSNIDNPYGKLENSEVYLTSEEAKEFFEWINQFHMKHHKKDAHKEQEKYDVFTSIVKIPAEDKNKPS; this is translated from the coding sequence ATGGACACAAAAATACTGAGAACACTTGAAGAAATCAGAATATATTCGGACCCTTACAGAATGGATATCATGGGAGAATTCCAGAAAATAGACAGACCTGCTACGATCAAAGAAATTGCAGATATTATGGGCGAAGTTCCTGCCAAAGTGTACTATCATGCCAAAAAACTAATAAGCATTGACCTTCTTACACTTGACCATACTAAACAAATCAACGGTATTACCGCGAAATATTATCAACCTTTCCAAGGTGGTGTTAGCATTGTTCGTAGTGAAATACACCATTCAGAACAACATGTATTTTTATCAGAAGCTCAAAAATTACTTGAAGATATTTATACAAAGAGTAAAAATAAGTTTATTAGCTTAAGCAATATCGATAACCCTTACGGTAAACTAGAGAATTCAGAAGTCTACTTAACTTCTGAGGAAGCTAAAGAATTTTTTGAATGGATCAACCAATTTCATATGAAACATCACAAGAAGGATGCGCACAAAGAACAAGAGAAGTATGATGTCTTTACCTCCATCGTTAAAATCCCCGCAGAAGACAAGAACAAGCCATCCTGA
- a CDS encoding dipeptidase yields the protein MDYQTYFQNVREQHLEELKQWLSIPSISALSEHKPDMNRAADWLADALTKAGLENVTIHQTEGYPIVYADHLHAPGKPTVLVYGHYDVQPVDPLHLWETPPFEPTIRGDKIYARGATDDKGQVFLHIKAVEAILKQEKELPVNIKFCIEGEEEVTSPNLPSFLESHREEMAADVVLISDTSLLEKGKPAICVGLRGLCSLDVKITTANTDLHSGSFGGGVPNALHAIVSLLSTLHDDQGRVNVEGFYEDVPALSPEMKAEFVKQAIDENKLQHDLGLDALYGEEGYSFVERTGARPTLELNGVYGGFQGEGSKTVIPKEAHAKITCRLVGYQKPQDILDKIERHIHANIPTGAKVSVIQREKGNPFTIDPSTPMLQKAADAFQHVYGVRPVFTKDGGSIPIVETFGRLLSVPVVLMGFGLPDENLHAPNEHFNLDNFDKGLLTIVEFLNQV from the coding sequence ATGGACTATCAAACTTATTTTCAAAACGTAAGAGAACAACATCTAGAGGAACTTAAACAATGGTTATCAATTCCGAGTATTTCGGCATTGTCAGAACACAAACCTGATATGAACCGCGCGGCTGATTGGTTGGCTGATGCACTAACTAAAGCAGGTCTAGAGAATGTAACTATCCATCAAACCGAAGGGTATCCTATTGTTTACGCAGACCATTTGCATGCACCGGGTAAACCTACAGTATTAGTCTATGGACATTATGACGTACAACCGGTAGATCCACTTCACTTATGGGAGACACCTCCATTTGAACCGACGATCCGTGGAGATAAAATCTATGCTCGTGGAGCAACGGATGATAAAGGTCAAGTATTTCTACATATTAAAGCTGTTGAAGCCATTCTTAAACAAGAGAAGGAACTTCCCGTTAATATTAAGTTCTGCATTGAAGGGGAGGAAGAAGTAACGAGTCCGAACTTGCCTTCGTTCTTAGAATCACACCGTGAGGAAATGGCAGCAGATGTGGTGTTGATCTCAGATACATCATTACTTGAAAAAGGGAAGCCAGCAATCTGTGTAGGACTACGCGGACTGTGCTCACTAGATGTTAAGATCACAACAGCAAATACAGATCTTCATTCAGGTTCCTTTGGTGGTGGGGTTCCTAATGCATTACATGCAATCGTTTCTCTTCTGTCTACACTTCACGATGATCAAGGACGCGTAAATGTAGAAGGTTTCTATGAGGATGTACCTGCACTTTCGCCTGAAATGAAAGCGGAGTTTGTAAAGCAAGCGATCGATGAGAACAAATTACAACATGATTTGGGTCTTGACGCTCTCTACGGAGAAGAAGGTTACTCCTTTGTTGAAAGAACGGGAGCTCGTCCAACACTGGAATTAAACGGGGTCTATGGCGGGTTTCAAGGTGAAGGGTCGAAGACTGTTATTCCGAAAGAAGCACATGCGAAGATTACTTGTCGTCTTGTAGGGTATCAGAAGCCACAAGATATTCTAGATAAAATTGAACGTCATATTCATGCGAATATTCCTACGGGTGCTAAAGTATCGGTTATTCAACGTGAAAAAGGAAATCCGTTCACGATTGATCCATCTACACCAATGCTGCAGAAGGCGGCAGATGCATTCCAGCATGTATACGGGGTTCGTCCAGTGTTTACTAAGGATGGAGGCTCGATTCCCATTGTCGAAACATTTGGACGCTTGTTAAGTGTTCCTGTCGTATTAATGGGCTTCGGGCTACCGGATGAGAATCTACATGCGCCGAATGAACATTTCAATTTGGATAACTTTGATAAAGGACTTCTTACGATTGTGGAGTTTTTGAACCAGGTTTAA